The sequence GACCGTGCTCTAGCGATCGCCGCTCCGCTTCGCGCCGGCGACCGCCGTTCCGGAGGAGGTGTCATGGGCGTCACGATGCACCAGCTGCTCAAGACCCTGGTGGACCAGGGGGGAACCGATCTGCACATCACGACGAACTCGCCCCCCCAGATCCGGATCGACGGGAAGATGGTCCCGCTGCAGCTCCCTCCGTTCACCGCGTCCGAGACGAAGCAGCTCGTGTACAGCGTGCTCACCGACAACCAGAAGCACCGGCTGGAGGAGACGCTGGAGCTCGACTTCTCCTTCGGCGTCAAGGGCCTCGCGCGATTCAGGGCCAACGTGTTCTTCCAGCGGGGCGCCGTGGCGGGGGCGTTCCGGACCATCCCATGGGAGATGAGGACCTTCAAGGACCTGGGGTTGGCGGACATCGTCTCCGACCTGTGCGAGAAGCCCCGAGGGCTGATCCTGGTCACGGGCCCCACCGGCTCGGGCAAGTCCACGACGCTTGCGGCGATGCTGGACAAGGTCAACGCCGAGCGGCACGAGCACATCGTGACGATCGAGGACCCCATCGAGTACCTCCACTCCCACAAGAAGTGCCTGGTCAACCAGCGGGAGCTGCACGCGGACACCCACTCGTTCGCCAATGCCCTGCGCTCGGTGCTTCGTCAGGACCCGGACGTGGTGCTCATCGGCGAGATGCGGGACCTGGAGACGATCGAGTCCGCGCTGCGCATCGCGGAGACCGGCCACCTCACCTTCGCGACCCTCCACACCAACTCCGCCGCGCAGACCATCAACCGGATCATCGACGTGTTCCCCGCACACCAACAGTCCCAGATCCGTGCGCAGCTGTCGTTCGTGCTCGAGGGGATCATGTGCCAGGCGCTGCTTCCCCGCGCCAACGGCCACGGGCGCGTCCTGGCCATGGAGATCCTGATTCCCAATTCCGCCATCCGCAACCTGATCCGGGAGGACAAGGTCCACCAGATCTACTCCGCGATGCAGACCGGGCAGACGCACTTCGGGATGCAGACCTTCAACCAGTCCCTGGCCACGCTCTACTTCAAGAAGCAGATCACCCTGCAGCTGGCGATCTCCATGACCTCAAACCCCGACGAGCTGCAGGAGATGATCAACCGGGGGGCGGGCCTGATCCACACCCCCACCACCGTCGCCGCCGCCGCCCAGCGCGGGCCGGCCGCACGGCGCTGACGCCGCGTTCGAGGAGGAACCGAAGATGCCCAACTACTCCTGGAAAGGGAAGACCCGGGCCGGAAAGATCCAGGAAGGGGTCCTGGTGGCGGAGACCAAGGACGCCGTGATCGCCGCGCTGCGCAAGCAGCAGATCATGGTCACCGCGGTCACGGAGAAAGGCAAGGAGTT is a genomic window of Terriglobia bacterium containing:
- a CDS encoding type IV pilus twitching motility protein PilT, which encodes MGVTMHQLLKTLVDQGGTDLHITTNSPPQIRIDGKMVPLQLPPFTASETKQLVYSVLTDNQKHRLEETLELDFSFGVKGLARFRANVFFQRGAVAGAFRTIPWEMRTFKDLGLADIVSDLCEKPRGLILVTGPTGSGKSTTLAAMLDKVNAERHEHIVTIEDPIEYLHSHKKCLVNQRELHADTHSFANALRSVLRQDPDVVLIGEMRDLETIESALRIAETGHLTFATLHTNSAAQTINRIIDVFPAHQQSQIRAQLSFVLEGIMCQALLPRANGHGRVLAMEILIPNSAIRNLIREDKVHQIYSAMQTGQTHFGMQTFNQSLATLYFKKQITLQLAISMTSNPDELQEMINRGAGLIHTPTTVAAAAQRGPAARR